A portion of the Maylandia zebra isolate NMK-2024a linkage group LG9, Mzebra_GT3a, whole genome shotgun sequence genome contains these proteins:
- the ptgdsb.1 gene encoding prostaglandin D2 synthase b, tandem duplicate 1, which produces MRSTLLRMLAALVCVLAACADVMPVKDFNLEKVAGKWYMVGFATNAQWFVNHKATMKMGTAFLTPTDVEDLDLSYSNLNTDGSCWRMTHLAKKTDTPGRFTFHSQTWNNDNDMRIVDVVYDEYALVHTIKTKNGVSEVLNKLYSRTPDTSAVLQEKFSQFSLETGVLAENIVMLPKNGECPDA; this is translated from the exons ATGAGGAGCACACTGCTGAGGATGCTGGCCGCCCTGGTGTGCGTGCTGGCTGCATGTGCAGATGTCATGCCCGTAAAAGACTTCAACCTGGAGAAG GTGGCGGGCAAGTGGTACATGGTTGGCTTTGCTACAAATGCTCAGTGGTTTGTGAACCACAAAGCAACCATGAAGATGGGGACTGCTTTCTTAACTCCTACTGATGTAGAAGATCTGGACCTCTCTTACTCCAACCTGAA TACTGATGGCTCCTGCTGGAGAATGACTCACCTGGCTAAGAAAACAGACACTCCTGGACGTTTCACCTTCCACAGCCAAA CTTGGAACAATGACAACGACATGCGCATTGTTGACGTTGTTTACGATGAGTACGCCCTGGTCCACACCATCAAGACAAAGAATGGGGTGTCCGAGGTCCTCAACAAGCTTTACA GTCGCACTCCCGACACCAGCGCTGTCCTGCAGGAGAAATTCTCGCAGTTCTCTTTGGAGACTGGTGTCCTCGCTGAGAACATTGTTATGCTGCCCAAGAATG GTGAGTGTCCCGACGCCTGA
- the c8g gene encoding complement component C8 gamma chain, whose protein sequence is MAGLWRCILAVVMLMCVYLWDSAEAVGGAKSRPRPQRRPPKKPKITPIDQTQPEQDIDIERMLGTWYLLNTASKCPYLVNHGTKVEPTVITIARTATSNETLSVSTKTRHNHQCWEILQVYHLTSVPGRLTLKGSPPEQNIEIVIGDTDYNSYAIMYYQKQGKITMKLYGKSVDNLSEPLLTKFEELAEKQNLQRAYHFPFPTYSHCGDVDRDHVINCVPTC, encoded by the exons ATGGCTGGACTATGGCGATGCATACTTGCAGTGGTGATGTTGATGTGCGTGTACCTCTGGGATTCTGCTGAGGCTGTAGGTGGAGCTAAGAGTCGACCCCGACCCCAAAGACGACCTCCCAAGAAGCCAAAGATCACACCTATTGACCAGACCCAACCCGAACAAGACATAGACATAGAAAGg ATGCTGGGAACATGGTACCTGCTTAATACTGCCTCCAAATGCCCTTACCTGGTAAATCACGGGACCAAGGTGGAGCCAACAGTAATCACCATTGCTCGTACCGCTACCTCTAATGAAACGCTGTCTGTTAGCACCAAAACAAGGCA TAATCACCAGTGTTGGGAGATATTACAAGTCTATCATCTAACATCAGTCCCAGGAAGACTGACACTGAAAG GATCTCCCCCTGAGCAGAATATTGAGATAGTGATTGGGGATACAGACTACAATTCCTATGCCATCATGTACTACCAGAAACAGGGCAAGATCACAATGAAACTCTATG GGAAGTCTGTGGACAATCTGTCAGAGCCGCTGCTAACCAAGTTTGAAGAGCTTGCTGAAAAACAGAATTTGCAGCGGGCCTACCACTTCCCCTTCCCCACCTACA GTCACTGCGGTGATGTGGATCGAGATCATGTGATCA ATTGTGTTCCCACATGCTGA
- the msrb2 gene encoding methionine-R-sulfoxide reductase B2, mitochondrial: MSRFVRRIVAVASQHATARAAELPRRIPGIIRPVSTCQGLQSLTRYSETTDWHKKLTPEQYVVTREKGTEEPFSGIYLNHFEMGMYHCVCCDAPLFSSEAKYNSGTGWPAFNEAHGTWEGDESHTSIIRRPDNSLGSPGTEVLCKNCDAHLGHVFDDGPDPTGQRFCINSVALTFKTRENDKPDEDECN, encoded by the exons ATGTCTCGTTTCGTCCGCCGGATTGTCGCTGTTGCCTCTCAACACGCCACAGCCAGAGCTGCAGAGTTACCGAGGAGGATCCCCGGCATAATCCGTCCCGTGTCCACATGTCAAG GCCTGCAGTCCCTCACACGTTACAGTGAGACTACAGACTGGCATAAAAAACTGACCCCAGAGCAGTATGTAGTCACCAGAGAGAAAGGAACTGAGGAG CCCTTTAGTGGGATCTACCTGAACCATTTTGAAATGGGGATGTATCACTgtgtctgctgtgatgctccACTCTTCAG CTCCGAGGCTAAGTACAACTCCGGGACAGGCTGGCCAGCATTCAATGAGGCTCACGGGACATGGGAGGGTGATGAAAGCCACACCTCCATCATTCGGCGCCCTGACAACAGCCTGGGCAGCCCTGGGACAGAAGTCCTTTGTAAAAAT TGCGATGCCCACCTTGGCCACGTGTTTGATGATGGACCAGACCCAACAGGACAGCGCTTCTGCATCAACAGTGTTGCCCTCACATTTAAAACCAGAGAAAACGACAAACCTGATGAGGATGAGTGTAACTGA